One genomic segment of Suricata suricatta isolate VVHF042 chromosome 16, meerkat_22Aug2017_6uvM2_HiC, whole genome shotgun sequence includes these proteins:
- the IL34 gene encoding interleukin-34 isoform X4, with amino-acid sequence MPREFAWLHYLGILLGMVLGNEGLEMWPLTQREECAVTGFLRDKLQYRNRLQYMQKARVSQQELRYLWVWVSLTATESVQEVLLEGHPSWKFLEEVHTLLLDVQQGLMDTEVSPKVEDTVLRLSAPRLSRKLVRPKALLDNCFRVMELLYCSCCKQSSVLNWQDCEVPSPQPHSPEPSSQCAAAQLYPLPQQTPIPLPRSTGPNTGPPAQ; translated from the exons ATGCCCCGGGAATTCGCCTGGCTGCACT ATCTCGGGATCCTCCTTGGTATGGTCTTGGGGAACGAGGGTTTGGAGATGTGGCCCTTGACCCAGAGGGAGGAGTGTGCAGTCACCGGCTTTCTTCGGGACAAGCTGCAGTACAGGAACCGCCTTCAGTACATG CAGAAGGCTCGGGTCAGCCAGCAGGAGCTGCGGTATCTGTGGGTCTGGGTGAGCCTCACTGCTACTGAGTCGGTGCAGGAAGTGTTGCTCGAGGGCCACCCATCCTGGAAGTTCCTGGAGGAGGTACATACACTGCTGTTGGATGTCCAGCAAGGCCTCATG GACACGGAGGTCAGCCCCAAGGTGGAAGACACGGTGTTGCGCCTAAGCGCCCCCAGGCTGAGCCGGAAGCTGGTGCGGCCCAAAGCCCTGCTGGACAACTGCTTCCGGGTCATGGAACTGCTGTACTGCTCTTGCT GTAAACAAAGTTCCGTCCTCAATTGGCAGGACTGTGAGGTGccgagcccccagccccacagcccggAGCCCTCATCGCAGTGTGCAGCGGCCCAGCTGTACCCTCTGCCCCAGCAGacccccatccccctgccccgcTCCACAGGACCCAACACTGGACCCCCGGCTCAGTGA
- the IL34 gene encoding interleukin-34 isoform X3 — MDLGILLGMVLGNEGLEMWPLTQREECAVTGFLRDKLQYRNRLQYMKHYFPINYRVSVPYEGVLRMANITRLQKARVSQQELRYLWVWVSLTATESVQEVLLEGHPSWKFLEEVHTLLLDVQQGLMDTEVSPKVEDTVLRLSAPRLSRKLVRPKALLDNCFRVMELLYCSCCKQSSVLNWQDCEVPSPQPHSPEPSSQCAAAQLYPLPQQTPIPLPRSTGPNTGPPAQ; from the exons ATGG ATCTCGGGATCCTCCTTGGTATGGTCTTGGGGAACGAGGGTTTGGAGATGTGGCCCTTGACCCAGAGGGAGGAGTGTGCAGTCACCGGCTTTCTTCGGGACAAGCTGCAGTACAGGAACCGCCTTCAGTACATG AAACACTACTTCCCCATCAACTACAGGGTCAGCGTGCCTTATGAGGGGGTGCTCAGAATGGCCAACATCACCAGGCTG CAGAAGGCTCGGGTCAGCCAGCAGGAGCTGCGGTATCTGTGGGTCTGGGTGAGCCTCACTGCTACTGAGTCGGTGCAGGAAGTGTTGCTCGAGGGCCACCCATCCTGGAAGTTCCTGGAGGAGGTACATACACTGCTGTTGGATGTCCAGCAAGGCCTCATG GACACGGAGGTCAGCCCCAAGGTGGAAGACACGGTGTTGCGCCTAAGCGCCCCCAGGCTGAGCCGGAAGCTGGTGCGGCCCAAAGCCCTGCTGGACAACTGCTTCCGGGTCATGGAACTGCTGTACTGCTCTTGCT GTAAACAAAGTTCCGTCCTCAATTGGCAGGACTGTGAGGTGccgagcccccagccccacagcccggAGCCCTCATCGCAGTGTGCAGCGGCCCAGCTGTACCCTCTGCCCCAGCAGacccccatccccctgccccgcTCCACAGGACCCAACACTGGACCCCCGGCTCAGTGA
- the IL34 gene encoding interleukin-34 isoform X2, producing the protein MPREFAWLHYLGILLGMVLGNEGLEMWPLTQREECAVTGFLRDKLQYRNRLQYMKHYFPINYRVSVPYEGVLRMANITRLKARVSQQELRYLWVWVSLTATESVQEVLLEGHPSWKFLEEVHTLLLDVQQGLMDTEVSPKVEDTVLRLSAPRLSRKLVRPKALLDNCFRVMELLYCSCCKQSSVLNWQDCEVPSPQPHSPEPSSQCAAAQLYPLPQQTPIPLPRSTGPNTGPPAQ; encoded by the exons ATGCCCCGGGAATTCGCCTGGCTGCACT ATCTCGGGATCCTCCTTGGTATGGTCTTGGGGAACGAGGGTTTGGAGATGTGGCCCTTGACCCAGAGGGAGGAGTGTGCAGTCACCGGCTTTCTTCGGGACAAGCTGCAGTACAGGAACCGCCTTCAGTACATG AAACACTACTTCCCCATCAACTACAGGGTCAGCGTGCCTTATGAGGGGGTGCTCAGAATGGCCAACATCACCAGGCTG AAGGCTCGGGTCAGCCAGCAGGAGCTGCGGTATCTGTGGGTCTGGGTGAGCCTCACTGCTACTGAGTCGGTGCAGGAAGTGTTGCTCGAGGGCCACCCATCCTGGAAGTTCCTGGAGGAGGTACATACACTGCTGTTGGATGTCCAGCAAGGCCTCATG GACACGGAGGTCAGCCCCAAGGTGGAAGACACGGTGTTGCGCCTAAGCGCCCCCAGGCTGAGCCGGAAGCTGGTGCGGCCCAAAGCCCTGCTGGACAACTGCTTCCGGGTCATGGAACTGCTGTACTGCTCTTGCT GTAAACAAAGTTCCGTCCTCAATTGGCAGGACTGTGAGGTGccgagcccccagccccacagcccggAGCCCTCATCGCAGTGTGCAGCGGCCCAGCTGTACCCTCTGCCCCAGCAGacccccatccccctgccccgcTCCACAGGACCCAACACTGGACCCCCGGCTCAGTGA
- the IL34 gene encoding interleukin-34 isoform X1 — MPREFAWLHYLGILLGMVLGNEGLEMWPLTQREECAVTGFLRDKLQYRNRLQYMKHYFPINYRVSVPYEGVLRMANITRLQKARVSQQELRYLWVWVSLTATESVQEVLLEGHPSWKFLEEVHTLLLDVQQGLMDTEVSPKVEDTVLRLSAPRLSRKLVRPKALLDNCFRVMELLYCSCCKQSSVLNWQDCEVPSPQPHSPEPSSQCAAAQLYPLPQQTPIPLPRSTGPNTGPPAQ; from the exons ATGCCCCGGGAATTCGCCTGGCTGCACT ATCTCGGGATCCTCCTTGGTATGGTCTTGGGGAACGAGGGTTTGGAGATGTGGCCCTTGACCCAGAGGGAGGAGTGTGCAGTCACCGGCTTTCTTCGGGACAAGCTGCAGTACAGGAACCGCCTTCAGTACATG AAACACTACTTCCCCATCAACTACAGGGTCAGCGTGCCTTATGAGGGGGTGCTCAGAATGGCCAACATCACCAGGCTG CAGAAGGCTCGGGTCAGCCAGCAGGAGCTGCGGTATCTGTGGGTCTGGGTGAGCCTCACTGCTACTGAGTCGGTGCAGGAAGTGTTGCTCGAGGGCCACCCATCCTGGAAGTTCCTGGAGGAGGTACATACACTGCTGTTGGATGTCCAGCAAGGCCTCATG GACACGGAGGTCAGCCCCAAGGTGGAAGACACGGTGTTGCGCCTAAGCGCCCCCAGGCTGAGCCGGAAGCTGGTGCGGCCCAAAGCCCTGCTGGACAACTGCTTCCGGGTCATGGAACTGCTGTACTGCTCTTGCT GTAAACAAAGTTCCGTCCTCAATTGGCAGGACTGTGAGGTGccgagcccccagccccacagcccggAGCCCTCATCGCAGTGTGCAGCGGCCCAGCTGTACCCTCTGCCCCAGCAGacccccatccccctgccccgcTCCACAGGACCCAACACTGGACCCCCGGCTCAGTGA